Proteins found in one Xyrauchen texanus isolate HMW12.3.18 chromosome 30, RBS_HiC_50CHRs, whole genome shotgun sequence genomic segment:
- the LOC127623949 gene encoding trace amine-associated receptor 4-like gives MVLSAGVMQLSKWALKSLFNEALSRATTACALLTEALAKHLICAAQSASRADVMTSNETDIYVENILLCYPLLPDSCARANRLTVIKLAMYTVMLFMIISTVFGNLLVIISISHFKQLQSPTHLIVRSLAASDCLLGSLVMPYSMVRSVEGCWFLGDVVCKVHSSLDMTFSISSLIHLSLISIDRYWAICDPLRYKMRVTNNTVTVFTTFTWLFSFLYSFSIVFSGVNAIGLELLILQIYCVGNCVLFFNKQWGLVCSLLTFFFPGTIMSSLYMKIFHVARKHSKVMSERVTVGATGEIKSQSSVQRERKAAKTLAIIMGVFFLCWLPFFTATAIDPFLNFVIPGDVYDALVWFGYFNSTCNPLIYGFFYPRFQKAFKILVFLFSNKTDF, from the exons ATGGTTCTCTCAGCTGGAGTCATGCAGCTAAGTAAATGGGCTCTGAAGAGTCTGTTTAATGAGGCCTTGTCTAGAGCCACAACTGCATGTGCACTTCTTACAGAAGCGTTGGCCAAACACCTGATCTG TGCAGCCCAATCAGCATCTCGGGCAGACGTGATGACTTCAAATGAGACAGACATTTATGTTGAGAATATACTTCTCTGCTATCCACTTCTACCGGACTCCTGTGCCAGAGCGAATCGgcttactgtaattaaattggCAATGTACACTGTCATGCTGTTCATGATCATCTCCACAGTTTTTGGGAACCTGCTGGTCATCATCTCCATCTCGCACTTCAAACAGCTGCAGTCTCCAACTCATCTCATCGTTCGCTCTCTGGCTGCCAGTGACTGTCTGCTGGGCTCTTTGGTCATGCCCTACAGCATGGTGCGATCTGTGGAAGGGTGCTGGTTTTTGGGAGATGTTGTTTGCAAAGTTCATTCTAGTTTGGATATGACTTTCAGCATCTCTTCTTTAATACATCTGAGTTTAATATCTATTGATAGGTACTGGGCCATCTGTGACCCTTTAAGGTACAAAATGAGGGTGACAAACAACACTGTGACTGTTTTTACTACCTTCACGTGGCTGTTTTCCTTTTTGTACAGCTTTTCTATTGTGTTTTCAGGCGTTAATGCAATCGGTCTAGAATTGCTCATTCTGCAGATTTATTGTGTCGGAaattgtgttctgttttttaACAAACAGTGGGGTCTCGTTTGCTCACTTCTCACGTTCTTCTTTCCAGGGACTATTATGAGCTCTTTGTATATGAAAATATTTCATGTTGCAAGAAAACATTCAAAGGTTATGTCTGAAAGAGTGACTGTGGGAGCTACAGGGGAAATTAAAAGTCAAAGCtctgtgcagagagagagaaaagcagcTAAGACTCTGGCCATCATTATGGGTGTGTTTTTTCTCTGCTGGCTGCCCTTTTTTACTGCCACTGCTATTGATCCTTTCCTCAACTTTGTGATTCCAGGTGATGTTTATGATGCTTTGGTGTGGTTTGGGTACTTTAACTCGACTTGTAACCCTTTGATCTATGGTTTTTTTTATCCTCGCTTTCAGAAGGCCTTTAAGATTCTC gtatttcttttttctaacaaaa
- the LOC127624402 gene encoding trace amine-associated receptor 4-like: protein MASNETDIYTENILLCYPLLPDSCPRTQRHNIVKVAMYTFMLLITIMTVFGNLLVIISISHFKQLQSPTHLIVQSLAACDCLLGSFIMPYSMVRSVEGCWFLGDIVCKVHSSLDMTFCISSILHLSLISIDRYWAICDPLRYKMRVTNCTVTVFVTFTWLFSFVYSFSIVFSGVNNIGLEELILEMSCFGGCVLYFNKEWGLICVLLVFLIPGTVMSSLYISIFHVVKKHAKVLSENVSTAVGVHTQSSAQRERKAAKTLALIMGVFFLCWLPFFIATAIDPFLNFVTPVDVFDALVWFGYFNSTCNPLIYGFFYPRFQKAFKILISTYICGFSKTTTLIFE, encoded by the coding sequence ATGGCTTCAAATGAAACAGACATTTACACTGAAAACATTCTTCTCTGCTACCCACTTCTACCAGACTCCTGTCCCAGAACGCAACGTCACAATATAGTTAAAGTGGCAATGTACACTTTCATGCTGCTCATTACTATTATGACTGTTTTTGGGAACCTGCTGGTCATCATCTCTATCTCACACTTCAAACAGCTGCAGTCTCCAACTCATCTCATCGTGCAGTCTCTGGCTGCTTGTGACTGTCTGCTGGGCTCTTTCATCATGCCCTACAGCATGGTACGATCTGTGGAAGGGTGCTGGTTTTTGGGAGATATTGTTTGTAAAGTTCATTCTAGTTTGGATATGACTTTCTGTATCTCTTCCATACTGCATCTGAGTTTAATATCTATTGATAGGTACTGGGCCATCTGTGACCCATTAAGATACAAAATGAGGGTGACAAACTGTACTGTGACTGTTTTTGTTACCTTCACGTGGCTGTTTTCCTTTGTGTACAGCTTTTCTATTGTGTTTTCAGGGGTAAATAACATTGGTTTGGAGGAACTAATATTAGAGatgtcttgctttggaggctgtgtCCTGTATTTTAACAAAGAGTGGGGCCTAATTTGTgtacttttggtattccttattCCAGGAACTGTCATGAGCTCTTTGTACATCAGCATTTTCCATGTTGTGAAAAAACATGCAAAGGTTCTGTCAGAGAACGTGTCCACCGCAGTGGGGGTTCATACTCAAAGCTCtgcgcagagagagagaaaagcagcTAAAACTCTTGCCCTCATTATGGGTGTGTTTTTTCTCTGCTGGCTGCCTTTTTTTATTGCTACCGCTATTGATCCTTTCCTCAATTTTGTGACTCCTGTTGATGTATTTGATGCTTTGGTTTGGTTTGGGTATTTTAACTCCACTTGTAACCCTTTGATCTATGGATTTTTCTATCCCCGCTTTCAAAAGGCCTTTAAGATTCTCATATCCACTTATATCTGTGGCTTCAGTAAAACAACCACATTGATATTTGAATGA